TTACTGGAGCTGAGATTTATAGCTTGAGTTCATCAAGAAATCCAACCCCAAGAGGATCTAATTTTAACACTTCCGACTTCTATAATATGATGGGTGTGCAGGGATTCCCCGGTGGAAGACTCTCAAATTTTGGTCCGGCGGACTTGTACTCTGTACAATCTTCAAGAGGTCCAACACCTCGGCCCTCAAACTTTGAAGAAAACTGTGCTCCAATGGCTACAAATTCTTCTCCAAGATTCGGGTTTTATCCGGCGCAAACGGTGCCAACATCTTATCCAGCACCAAATCCGGAATTTTCTTCAACGGTTTCCACAAAAAACACCAAGAATCTTCAGCAGCAGCAACAGGAGCAACAGCAGCAGCCTCAGCAACAGAATTCCAAAGCAAACCATGACGCTAAGGAGCTCCACATGTTTGTTTGGAGCTCAAGTGCCTCGCCAGTCTCCGACGTATTTGGAGGGAACGATTTTGAGAGAGTAATGAgagatgaaataaaaaaaaaaaaaaatgaatatgcAAGTAAGTAGCCCTACAGAAGGGGGCATGAATGCGAGGAACATGTCAGGCGTGTTCGACACCAATGGTGCCGAACACGCCTAGTGCGCCACGGGAGCATAAAAACTGCTCCCGTGGCAGGAGAAGTCGTTGTTCGACACCATTAGTGTCGAACAATGGCTCCGCGACACCACTGCTGTCGAACTCCACTCTGTTCGACATCAAAGGTGTCGAACAAGAGTGTTCGGCAGTATGACTGCCGAACACTCAGGTTTGACacacaggatccgaaaatattttcggattttgcatgatttgaaaaaataaattttatttaggtATGATTTGAAAAAAAGCTCCATGTGTAGATAGCATTTTCTATGAAAAAAACAACATCAAGAATTTTTTACCCTCATCTGTACTctgtttaaataaaaataattaattaaattaaattaatttaaaattttagtttgattttatattaatttcaattcagatcattttaatttttaaaaatataattatttttatttgatcgattttgataaaaacacttgacaaaattaaatcaattagccaacaatattatatttttttattatatagagAAATCAtactctaattaaaattaaaatatttcaattgaactttaaaatataaaaataaaaaaaatacaaccaattcaaatcaaactgaatcagactaatttaattcaaattaatttttcttctaattcagtttgatttgattcaatttttacaaatacttaaattttaatatcgaATTTATGTTGAGAATCAAACCATCACACAATCTACAAAATaaacatgaaaaaaatttaacacaTATTTAATGTGATTCACACATTTAACTACGttagagtttttttatttttctgttagatgattaaaatagaatatactataaaaatattatatatttatatgcttagaaaaaatataaaaatataaaataattctaCACAAAATTTGCCTCGAGAGCTCTGCCCTGCACCCACCTTCTAAAATGGCTCCCATCCCATATATTTCCGTCAACTCAACGCGAATTAAATCTGCAACAGTAAAACATGGTATACAGCACTATTAGACTCCATATCTTACCAAtttattcagtttaatttaattttgtattgaACTAATAGACAAAATGCTAAACCCCTACCAACTCCCCGTTGCTATGCCAAGTTCACAATGTTGCCCTACATGTATGAAGATTCTTTGAGTAATTGGCTTCTCCATATGTGCATTCTAAATTTATGCTTTGTTATAAATTTGTTGTTTTATCTACTTCAACCTTAATTTAGGAGACAAAGATAGAGACAAGATCTATGCTCAATTGAGTCTTCAACCAGTGAACTCTGTAAGCTTGACTGTATATCGCTATCCAACTTCTCATCTGCATGCCATTGTGAACAAAGTTTGGCAATTCTCGTAAGGTTTCTAATCTTTTTGCAGATGTATGGGCACGGTAGTTGGTTTTAGTGACTTGGATCCACTCAGATGGCCTGGTTCCAAATGGTGAAATCTTCAGGTACAGAGGCCTGCTTGTGGATCTGACTGAATTTTGTGCTCTTACGATTCTTAAATTGCCAGGAACTGCCATGTGCCTTGCTAATTTGAAATTTGGATAGTCTTATTTATGTTCATGAACAAGTAGAGTGGGATAAGCCGGGTTGTTCTGATAAGCAGAACAGGGTTAGTTCATGGGAGATCCAGACTCCTGAAAgtctcttcttctttccttcTCTTACTTCTGGTCTCAAACGATCCTTGCATCCAGGATTTTAAAGTAAGTTCATGCTACTTTTGTTTTTTAGTCCTGTGTTTTTCTCTAGATATTCATTAAAGCTGTGTCAGGAGGGGAAATTGAATGGGGAACTTGATAAAAAGACGAGAAAAAGGAAATGGGAACTTTACATATTCTTGAATGCCGAACCTATCTTCTCAGCGATTATTTAAGATGTTAATGAAACCTCAAGAAGTTAACCATCCTGGAATACGTGATTCTGCTCTACCACAAGTCTCTCTTGCCAAGGTGACTTCTTTACATGATGTTAAGTGCATGCAGGCAATAGTCAGTCAAATGCCTCAACTTAACCAGTCAGTAGATTATATCAGAAGACCAAAATTGTTCCCAGTTTTGCCCCAACCAATAGGATGTGATCAACTCATCTTCATCAAAAGTAAATTTACCTGGGAAGTTGCATCCCCCTGCAATGTTTAAAATCAAATGTGAGATGTAGTTAGTATAGAAAAGCAAAAAATTCGAACTTAAGTCATCAGCCATTCTCCCAGATGCAATCAACTTCTCTATACCTTTAATGAGCCAGGATTTGTGGGATCAGCAACTGAACAATTTAAGATTTTCATCCCCAGCAAGGCAACTCATTCCTTTAGCTCAGCAAGAAGCCTTAACTCAAGTGAAGGAAAAGATTTATCAGATGAGAGCAATGATCAAAATGGGATTTATGGCTCTCTTAATATTGATGTTCGCAATGAGGGGAGTGCTGCAATTGATCCTTCTGTGTCAAGTGAAATATTGGATGAGTTTTGTACATCAAAGGTGCATGATTTCCAAAATCCTTCAGATTGTTTGGTTGGCAACTTCAGCACAAGCCAGGATATTCAGTCTCAGATTACTTCAGCAAGCCTGGCAGACTCAAAAGCTTTCCTGCAGCAGGACTTTTCAGACAGCTCAGGTGGTACATCTTCATGCAATACGGATTTTCAGAAGGGCAAGTATAAGCAGAATAACTCATGGCAGCAAGTTTCTCTACGAGTGCGAACATATACATGCGATAAGTGGCTGTTCTTGGGTTTTGTAGGGAGTGAGAGGACTGGGATTTACAGGGAATCATAATTAATATGAACTGAGTTGCATCGTCACGTGAACCAACAGTGTAGTACATGCATATTATTGCTCTTGCATTCAGTTATGAGTTCATCGATACTGTTACAAGACAATGAATTGGTTTGTGGTTGACAGATTGAAAAGGCTGGTTCAGCCGGGAGGTCAATTGATGTCTCAAGTTTTAAAAACTATGAAGAACTATGTCTTGCAattgaatgcatgtttggacTTGAGGGGCTGCTTAAAATCCAAGGGAGTCGCGGTGGAAGCTGGTGTATGTGGACTATGAGAATGATGTTCTACTTATTGGAGATGAACCTTGGGAGTAAGTTTGTCACCTGTTTGCGAGGATATTTAGTTAGTTGAAGCCGATTTCGTAAGCCTATTTCATGTTTTCTTACAGGGAATTTGTTGGCTGTGTTCGTTGTATAAGGATTTTGTCACCTTCAGAAGTCCAGCAGATGAGCGAGGAAGGAATAAGGCTTCTTAACAATGCCAAGTATACACTAAAAAATTTTTAGCAGGGACTCACGCTTCAAAGTTTCAAGTATACACTAAAAATTTCCATTTCCTAACATTTACTTCAGCTGGGATAGCTAAAATCAACTGGAATGCATAACAAAAGACAAAATGTTCTCCTAAATTAGTAAATTATACAGAAAAGATATATCACTTGTGTAATTGTTGCACCTTGAAACAAATTTCATGCTAATATTTGGGGCGATGAACTCACACAAATCgtgtttaagaaaaaaaaagaaaaagaaatatgagTAATCCTTACCTCTTGCAGTTTCCTTTGAAAGCTCTAACCTTCAAACTCTTGCCGGCTTTTGCAGCACTGCAGACAAATAAATCTCAGATTTTCCTGAAAAAGCTGTATCTATCTTCCCTCCCACAATCCATTTCAGCTTTTTATAACCAAATCTCTCTATCAATCGAGTCAATGTCCTCTTCTTCTCCTCATCAATGCAATAGAAGTTATCCAACCAAAGCAATCCACCAGCTCTCAAAATTCGATCGATGTCAAACATTAAGAACTCCAGTTTTTCAGATTTGCTCCCTACATCCAATCCACTAGATGCATGAACCAAATCAAACACATTATCATAGAAAGGGAACCTATGATCTAGGCTCAAATACAGAGGAAAAAGCCCTCTTGATGCAATGAATTCGCTAAACGGAGCATCAATATTCAAAGTGTTGGTGATCACAGTCACATTTCTCTCTGCCATTGTAGCAGCAAAGGTTCCAGACCCACCACCAATATCAAATCCTATTCTAATTCCTCCACTTGCTAAAGCTAACACATCATCAATAAGAAAATCATTCTTGCTTTTAGCCTTAACAAATTTTTGATTCTCATACCCATTTGCCAAATCAAAGCAACCAACACATTCCctactcagtttctttttatttaagcACTCAAAATTTTTGCAACCAAGACCACTCCAAGTTAGAATCTTTTCACTGATAGGCTTCCATAGAGAAATAGGAAAAGGAGAAAGACCCACCTTGGGAATTGGCTTAGCAAGGCATCTTCTCCTCGGCAAAGGCTCGCATCCACGCAAAATCAGCTTCTGGCCAAGATTCCAGTCATCAGGACAAGGCCCAGATACTTTGTAATTCATGTATTGAGACAATAAATCTGCAGATTTCTCACAAGAATGCCCAACAGATGCCACCATTTCAGTAATCCCAGTTCTTGAATCTTTACCAAGAGGCAGTTGGTGATGttgtaaaaataatttgagCTCATTTGCAATATTGGGTCTTGAAATATCTATGGTTTCATAGCCCAAGAGCTCCTTTTCCATCTTTGCAAGTTGTTTTTGGGAAGAATCAATCTCACTTAGGATTGCAGAGACTTGTTCAGAGAGTAGAGAGATGTTCTTGTGGGTGTTGTGAAAAATATGATTTTGATAGTGTTTGGGCAAGGATGTGAAGGCATAGAGAGCAAAGAGATTAGTGGCGACAACAGAGAAGATCATAAGAATGTTGACTGTGGAGGAACACACAGTGGCTCTCTTGAATCTGGCAGTCCCATCTCCTATTTTCAGCGAGACTGATCCCGTCTTGGCCTTCTTCTGCTTCATAGAGAGAGAGGTTAGGTTGAGTTCCGAGAAAGAGTGAGATTTGTGAAGTAGAAATAATAAGAGATTATAAGAGCATAAATAGAAGAAGATCAGGCCAATGTAGCTTTGAGGAGTAACAGAGAGAGGAGAGTGAAAGTGGTAGTTGTCGGTTCCAGACATGCAGTTGGGTTTTCACTTAGAGTGTTCCTTATACGCGGTGGTCACGGGCGGATTCCCTTGCATGGCTTAAGAGATTTGAACCGGACTCGatttttcatcattttcttttaactttgatttaatttcaatttagcGTTTTGATTGACATATTTAACCTTGATCCCTTCTTCAGGACTATATAGATGAGATCCAATGGAATATGAGTGAGGAGGACGCaaaagtaaatttatatttttttaaagaaaaaattgtaataatatttaaaattcacaCATTACTcgatttttttataatcttgGGTTTCGAGTTTCTTGATTTCGGATGAACTAGTTCTTGGTTTGTTCCTAGTTGGTTACTGTAACGGCTACCATATTGATGAGGGGACTCTCGTCTTTCACCTCCATGTTGCTGGATCAAGTTCTTGTAATAGTTCACATCCTTCACTTGAACTCCAACAGATGAAGCTGGAACTGCTGTTGGAGGTACCTGTGCATTTGGGAGATGCCCTGGTCCAACCCCATTTGGTTGAGCATAAAAGAGTCCACTTGAAGAAGCAGTAAATGATGAAGGTGTGTTGGCCTCTATTCTATTCATCTGCAAAGAAGCTGATTTTGATGAAGTTGCAGGAGGAGGTGAATCGTCTGTTGAAGGAACAAAAGGTGCAGTTGACTTCTGCACATTGGATGCAGCTCCATAATCTTGAACCaacttttcaattaattttgggTTGTTGAGAATCTTAATGAGCAGCTCATAGTCTATCAAACTTCCTTGTTCAGCAGATGCAGAAGCTGCTACATCAGGTTCAATACCAAGGTGCGCTCCAGAAGCAGGTTTCTCATTATTAGAGGCATTAGAATGGAAAGAATCTGGGGAGGTGGAATTCCAGAAACTAATAGTTGGGACTGCGAGCTCACAGGAACATTAAATGGTCCCATTAGATCTGAAGGTGCATCAGTTGCATCTTCATCTTCAACAGGGGTAATTGGAATATGAGGAACTTGATGGTCATTGTGTCGAGAATCTTCTATGTATGCAGAAAAAGTGGGGCTGCATAGAGGGAATACATGTTTAGGTCCAATAGAAAACAAAAGAAGGTGaaggaaaattattttaataaattaatacaataaTATTGTTGTTAAATAATatggttaattttttttttcatataataaaattattttataattttacacattactaaaattttataaaaaaaataaataaaaaataaaaaaaaataaataatggctTGGCACTCTTTAGAGTGGTGCTTTTTTTTCAACTCCAAATTCACAAATAATTCTTATCCTACCCCTAATTTGACAAAAAGCTCACAATGGCTGCCATTGTTTTTTCTATTTGCTTTTCCATATAGATAAATAGCACAGAGAGAGAAGATCCCAAAGCAAATGAGGCTTTTTGTGGAATACATGTTCATTTGTATAATGcttttcttttgtttgattAAATGACCGAGAGAAACAACATAACTAGTTTTTTGAATGATGTAACATGTCAAGAGATGATGGAAGCATTTTTTTACTAGGGTTTTTTCTATTTAATCAAAGGTAATATTCCCTTCCTGGCAATTGTAGATGGTCATTATCTTTTAAAAACAGAGaaatatattagttaaaattaatataaccaAGGAATTAGAgagtaatttttttctaattaataaaaGTTTTAGTTGGTGAATATTTTCGCCACTAAAAGGCAAGTATTAGTGGTGAAATATTCCCCACCAAATCATATTATTAGTAAATTGTTGTTATTGATGCTCACATATACAGTAATATTAGTGATACTTAAATATCCATGctttaataattttctatttattatgaCTCATTTTAACAAATCActaaagatt
The sequence above is a segment of the Manihot esculenta cultivar AM560-2 chromosome 5, M.esculenta_v8, whole genome shotgun sequence genome. Coding sequences within it:
- the LOC110615407 gene encoding auxin efflux carrier component 3-like, with protein sequence MHSAVREPLDGRDFLETDAEIGDDGKLHVTGFPGGRLSNFGPADLYSVQSSRGPTPRPSNFEENCAPMATNSSPRFGFYPAQTVPTSYPAPNPEFSSTVSTKNTKNLQQQQQEQQQQPQQQNSKANHDAKELHIQNAKPLPTPRCYAKFTMLPYMYEDSLRDKDRDKIYAQLSLQPVNSVSLTVYRYPTSHLHAIVNKVWQFSYRGLLVDLTEFCALTILKLPGTAMCLANLKFG
- the LOC110614749 gene encoding probable methyltransferase At1g29790; its protein translation is MSGTDNYHFHSPLSVTPQSYIGLIFFYLCSYNLLLFLLHKSHSFSELNLTSLSMKQKKAKTGSVSLKIGDGTARFKRATVCSSTVNILMIFSVVATNLFALYAFTSLPKHYQNHIFHNTHKNISLLSEQVSAILSEIDSSQKQLAKMEKELLGYETIDISRPNIANELKLFLQHHQLPLGKDSRTGITEMVASVGHSCEKSADLLSQYMNYKVSGPCPDDWNLGQKLILRGCEPLPRRRCLAKPIPKVGLSPFPISLWKPISEKILTWSGLGCKNFECLNKKKLSRECVGCFDLANGYENQKFVKAKSKNDFLIDDVLALASGGIRIGFDIGGGSGTFAATMAERNVTVITNTLNIDAPFSEFIASRGLFPLYLSLDHRFPFYDNVFDLVHASSGLDVGSKSEKLEFLMFDIDRILRAGGLLWLDNFYCIDEEKKRTLTRLIERFGYKKLKWIVGGKIDTAFSGKSEIYLSAVLQKPARV